A section of the Sphingomonas sp. LT1P40 genome encodes:
- a CDS encoding gene transfer agent family protein codes for MRGEASLRVGGVALVLRPSFAALVSAEEELGPLFALVERAADGRLGLGEMVGLFWHCLRDVPEGLTRQAFGEGVAAGGLAAATPALKVLLGQILAGR; via the coding sequence GTGCGGGGGGAGGCTTCGCTTCGCGTGGGCGGCGTGGCGCTGGTGTTGCGGCCTTCGTTCGCGGCTTTGGTGTCGGCGGAGGAGGAATTGGGGCCGTTATTTGCGCTGGTCGAACGGGCGGCGGACGGGCGGCTGGGGCTGGGTGAGATGGTCGGGCTATTCTGGCATTGCCTGCGCGACGTGCCCGAGGGACTGACGCGCCAGGCGTTTGGCGAGGGGGTTGCGGCGGGGGGACTCGCGGCGGCAACACCTGCGCTGAAGGTGCTGCTCGGGCAGATTCTGGCGGGTCGATGA
- a CDS encoding phage major tail protein, TP901-1 family, whose amino-acid sequence MAAEKGSAFLLKVGNGATPVVYATVAGLRTTQLSVNGEAVAITSKDSGGWRELLSGAGVRSVSVSGAGVFTGSAAEVRVKGNALSGVLDDYRLSFESGETMTGRFLVTRLDYAGDFNGERSYTLSLESSGVVVSA is encoded by the coding sequence ATGGCGGCGGAAAAGGGAAGCGCGTTTCTGTTGAAGGTTGGGAACGGAGCGACGCCGGTGGTCTATGCCACCGTGGCGGGGCTGCGCACGACGCAGTTGAGCGTCAATGGCGAGGCGGTGGCGATCACGTCGAAGGATTCGGGCGGGTGGCGCGAGTTGCTGTCGGGAGCCGGGGTGCGGTCGGTCAGCGTTTCGGGCGCGGGGGTGTTCACAGGCTCGGCGGCGGAGGTCCGGGTCAAGGGCAATGCGCTGTCGGGCGTGTTGGACGATTACCGGCTGAGCTTCGAGAGTGGCGAGACGATGACCGGGCGGTTTCTGGTCACGCGGTTGGACTATGCCGGGGATTTCAATGGGGAGCGGTCTTATACGTTGTCGCTGGAGAGCAGCGGCGTGGTGGTTTCGGCGTGA
- a CDS encoding DUF3168 domain-containing protein: MSAREMLQAGVCAALSEALDGVAVFDAPPLRGPMPHAVVEEPLLIDWSTKDIAGREGRVAVQLFDAGERPVRLRALVGLAEDAVEGIEPVLGEGWRIVTIGLVRSRIVRARDSGWMAMSEFRVRMLREN; this comes from the coding sequence ATGAGCGCCCGCGAAATGTTGCAGGCGGGGGTCTGCGCTGCGCTGAGCGAGGCGCTGGACGGGGTCGCCGTGTTCGACGCACCGCCATTGCGCGGGCCGATGCCGCATGCGGTGGTCGAGGAGCCGCTGCTGATCGACTGGTCGACCAAGGATATTGCCGGACGTGAGGGGCGGGTCGCGGTGCAGCTGTTCGATGCGGGCGAACGGCCGGTGCGGCTGCGCGCGCTGGTCGGGCTGGCCGAGGATGCGGTCGAGGGAATCGAGCCTGTTTTGGGCGAAGGGTGGCGGATCGTGACGATCGGGCTGGTGCGCAGCCGGATCGTGCGGGCACGTGATTCCGGTTGGATGGCGATGAGCGAGTTTCGGGTGCGGATGTTGCGGGAGAATTAG
- a CDS encoding head-tail connector protein, translating to MDAGFPADVVAAARDAVKTHLRSVGDGEDALISQHAVSALALCEAFTGQATIVRTHVAIVSAGSGWRRLAMAPVVAITTVEGLPAEGASFAFAADAYAVDIDANGEGWVRVLSPGAAGRARVTYQAGLAADWAGLPAPIAQGVVLLAAHLFAGATSEPPAAVTALWRPWRRVRLSAERAA from the coding sequence ATGGACGCTGGCTTTCCGGCGGACGTGGTCGCGGCTGCGCGCGATGCGGTGAAGACGCATTTGCGCAGCGTGGGCGATGGCGAGGATGCGCTGATTTCGCAACATGCGGTGAGTGCGCTGGCATTGTGCGAGGCGTTTACCGGGCAGGCGACGATCGTGCGGACGCATGTTGCGATCGTGTCCGCCGGGAGCGGCTGGCGGCGGCTGGCGATGGCACCGGTGGTGGCGATCACGACCGTGGAGGGGCTGCCCGCCGAGGGAGCTTCGTTCGCCTTCGCGGCGGATGCCTATGCCGTTGATATCGATGCCAATGGCGAGGGGTGGGTTCGCGTGCTGTCGCCGGGTGCGGCGGGGCGGGCGCGGGTGACCTATCAGGCGGGGCTGGCGGCGGATTGGGCGGGGCTGCCCGCGCCGATCGCGCAGGGCGTCGTGTTGCTGGCGGCGCATCTGTTTGCCGGGGCGACGAGCGAGCCGCCGGCGGCGGTGACGGCGCTGTGGCGACCGTGGCGGCGGGTGCGGCTGAGTGCGGAGCGGGCGGCGTGA
- a CDS encoding phage head spike fiber domain-containing protein: MGVIGLELRQRRGVAGFDFSTGTLPPGASFARASLATRWSSAGVLASEAADVARFDYHPLTLAPRGLLIEAAQTNALLRSGELAVSPWSAPGATLTGGQPAPDGGTGATLANDGGASFGQLTQSIAATSGTICLSAYVRKDAVGKASRFMVLRLGTNIDLGLDTATGEVVDIRGTAAGVGIEDCGAWWRPWIATSTSVSGTVLYPAWGAGAMVLASSGAAVTGSVTLFGVQLEARSTPSSYVPSGAAAGTRAADVLTLNWAMHGVPDGSVTVRYGFDDGSTQDVVMSVAGGVAVVPDTLNRRRILSVRLA, translated from the coding sequence ATGGGCGTGATCGGGCTGGAGCTGCGCCAGCGGCGCGGGGTCGCCGGATTCGACTTTTCGACTGGTACGTTGCCGCCGGGGGCGAGTTTCGCGCGTGCATCCTTGGCCACGCGCTGGTCGAGCGCCGGGGTGCTGGCGAGCGAGGCGGCGGATGTCGCGCGGTTCGATTATCATCCGCTGACGCTGGCCCCGCGCGGCCTATTGATCGAGGCGGCACAGACCAATGCATTGTTGCGGTCGGGCGAACTGGCCGTGTCGCCGTGGAGTGCGCCGGGAGCGACACTCACCGGCGGGCAGCCTGCGCCCGATGGCGGCACGGGCGCGACGCTGGCCAATGATGGCGGGGCGAGTTTCGGGCAGCTGACGCAGAGCATTGCCGCGACCAGCGGGACGATCTGTCTGTCCGCCTATGTCCGCAAGGATGCGGTGGGCAAGGCGAGCCGGTTCATGGTGTTGCGGCTGGGGACCAATATCGACCTGGGGCTGGATACCGCGACCGGCGAGGTGGTGGATATCCGGGGCACGGCGGCGGGCGTCGGAATCGAGGATTGCGGCGCATGGTGGCGGCCGTGGATCGCGACCTCGACGAGCGTGAGCGGCACGGTGCTGTATCCGGCCTGGGGCGCGGGCGCGATGGTGCTGGCGAGTTCGGGCGCGGCGGTGACGGGGAGCGTGACGCTGTTCGGCGTGCAGCTGGAAGCGCGATCGACGCCGTCGAGCTATGTGCCGAGCGGGGCGGCTGCGGGAACGCGAGCCGCCGACGTGCTGACGCTGAACTGGGCGATGCATGGCGTGCCCGATGGCAGCGTGACAGTGCGATATGGGTTCGATGACGGCAGCACGCAGGATGTGGTGATGAGTGTTGCGGGCGGGGTGGCGGTGGTGCCGGACACGCTGAACCGGCGGCGCATCTTGAGTGTGCGGTTGGCCTGA
- a CDS encoding spike base protein, RCAP_Rcc01079 family, producing the protein MSDQFQNHADQVSAPATRAVAVVPHDSNALSDIPKALFVGTGGNITMRGVNGTADSLWKNVPAGTVLPFRARYVRATGTTAADMLALY; encoded by the coding sequence ATGAGCGACCAATTCCAGAATCATGCCGATCAGGTATCGGCACCGGCGACGCGGGCGGTGGCGGTGGTGCCGCATGACAGCAATGCGCTGAGCGATATTCCCAAGGCGCTGTTTGTGGGCACGGGCGGCAACATCACGATGCGCGGGGTGAACGGCACCGCTGATTCGCTGTGGAAGAATGTGCCCGCCGGAACGGTGCTGCCGTTTCGTGCGCGCTATGTCCGGGCGACCGGAACGACGGCGGCCGATATGCTGGCGCTGTACTGA